The following are from one region of the Magallana gigas chromosome 4, xbMagGiga1.1, whole genome shotgun sequence genome:
- the LOC117682731 gene encoding IQ motif and ubiquitin-like domain-containing protein isoform X2: MADQEQKTETVEEKPVEEQTPAPTTESSEETKAAAPETQPPAEIAAPPAAVPEASEKVEPVSVTGQETIAAPPADEAKESTENKEESKEEAKEETKEEVKEETKEEVKEETKEEVPQEKPEETAETKKEPKDAAPEEAKPEEAKPEEKPAEETPAKEPEETEEKEQAREDTIQPAPAPTPQPTQTTGMGTVETGEIHETDPHATTPRTTANLEATATVKIVLMPSGQVVTLACTLGQTLQQLKDHFSQELKMPGNLILMMFDGKSVDENTTLADLGVGPNGTIQLEMQSADPVNTPIKTYRPRQEYHMPDVITVRVQTDENQSKDVVVEIERATRKKPYLGGYRHKKTGVLYHHATAQTVKKQPPPSQIPKNCRDTQTVQQKHRVQQTTNDTSTQMTGINVFVSNMEDKLIVPGKYTTADEHHSMILRKVIIIQKYHRRWLAKRYVEKLKEDKIQRLEWERQEELKKKKEKEERIKKEFERRMNPKTKEDFDLLYHALEKWRQEELERINGTSDGAERKAALCMLLDQETQLISAIGRHKLEADTENKDKRIQAFLNKAAAPKKWKGHDGKTTEMDTPYTIRAKELRDIYNSINMKYLTQDERLDVLLTLKHTVKEHDCKLTQEIIELIDREADLLMRGVREGNLDGLRKRISTLFLQYIKTPTFNPEAAKLLKVPQDPSALRKNIYFCPSCNQYLPSTEFALSSNSRTVGKCHKCTKIDNDARTRQDYSTYTYMLKMLRRSEERHGDGSRIAFLLQEQDLRYLVKKIWSRQSILSAWEDIFDLVLSRWDKHQEWSPWNCILLTKDEAAAHDRLVDLEEGYGQVFIQKVQQKHVLARNYFSRLPGMSEHLRVMANDRYTQPNGPAINGQQVPVQSKA, translated from the exons ATGGCAGATCAAGAACAGAAAACAGAGACAGTTGAGGAGAAACCCGTGGAGGAACAAACTCCCGCCCCCACCACTGAGAGCTCAGAGGAAACTAAGGCGGCAGCACCAGAAACTCAGCCACCAGCAGAAATTGCTGCCCCACCCGCTGCTGTGCCAGAGGCCTCGGAGAAAGTGGAACCAGTGTCTGTAACTGGTCAGGAAACAATAGCTGCACCTCCTGCAG ATGAAGCGAAAGAGTCAACAGAAAACAAGGAAGAATCCAAAGAGGAAGCAAAAGAGGAA ACAAAAGAGGAAGTAAAAGAGGAGACAAAAGAAGAAGTAAAAGAGGAGACCAAAGAGGAAGTTCCTCAAGAGAAACCAGAAGAGACAGCAG AAACTAAAAAGGAGCCCAAAGATGCTGCGCCTGAGGAAGCTAAGCCTGAAGAAGCTAAACCTGAGGAGAAGCCTGCAGAGGAAACCCCTGCAAAGGAGCCCGAGGAAACAGAAGAAAAGGAGCAGGCCAGGGAAGATACCATACAG CCTGCTCCTGCCCCCACCCCCCAACCCACACAGACCACAGGGATGGGCACCGTGGAGACCGGGGAAATACACGAGACTGACCCTCATGCTACCACTCCCAGGACAACAGCCAATCTTGAGGCTACTGCCACAG TGAAGATTGTGTTGATGCCCAGTGGTCAAGTCGTGACCTTGGCATGTACCCTGGGTCAGACTCTACAACAGCTCAAGGACCACTTCTCACAGGAACTCAAGATGCCTGGCAACCTCATCCTCATGATGTTTGATG GTAAATCAGTGGATGAAAACACAACCCTGGCAGATTTAGGGGTAGGGCCGAATGGAACCATCCAGTTAGAGATGCAGTCAGCTGATCCAGTGAACACCCCCATCAAGACGTACCGGCCGCGACAGGAGTACCACATGCCTGACGTCATCACAGTCCGCGTACAGACAG ATGAAAACCAGTCTAAAGATGTGGTAGTGGAAATTGAGAGAGCCACCAGAAAGAAACCATATTTAGGTGGTTACCGCCACAAGAAGACTGGGGTCCTGTATCACCATGCTACAGCCCAGACTGTCAAAAAACAGCCCCCACCCTCCCAAATCCCTAAGAACTGTCGAGACACACAGACCGTTCAACAGAAGCACCGCGTTCAACAGACCACAAATGACACTTCCACTCAGATGACAGGGATAAATGTATTCGTGTCCAACATGGAGGACAAACTCATTGTGCCTGGAAAATACACTACTGCAGATGAGCATCATTCAATGATTCTTAGAAAG GTCatcataattcaaaaatatcatCGGAGGTGGTTAGCAAAACGATATGTGGAGAAATTAAAAGAAGACAAAATTCAACGCCTTGAATGGGAAAGACAGGAGGAACTCAAGAAGAAGAAAGAGAAGGAGGAGAGGATCAAGAAAGAGTTTGAGAGAAGGATGAACCCCAAAACAAAGGAGGACTTCGATTTGTTATATCATGCACTAGAAA AATGGAGACAGGAAGAGTTGGAGAGGATAAATGGAACCTCCGATGGAGCAGAGCGTAAGGCCGCTCTGTGCATGTTGTTGGATCAGGAGACCCAGCTCATCTCTGCTATTGGTCGACACAAACTGGAGGCTGATACCGAGAACAAAGATAAACGCATTCAGGCCTTCCTTAACAAG GCTGCTGCCCCAAAGAAGTGGAAGGGGCATGATGGGAAGACGACCGAGATGGACACCCCGTACACGATCCGAGCCAAGGAGTTGCGGGACATCTACAACAGTATCAACATGAAGTACCTGACTCAGGATGAGAGGCTCGATGTCCTGTTGACACTCAAACACACAGTGAAG GAACATGACTGTAAACTCACTCAGGAAATCATTGAGCTGATTGACAGAGAGGCGGACCTTTTGATGAGGGGTGTCAGAGAGGGAAATCTAGACGGCCTTAGGAAAAGAATATCCACCCTGTTCTTGCAGTACATCAAGACACCTACATTCAACCCAGAAGCTGCCAAACTGCTCAAG GTGCCTCAAGATCCCTCAGCCCTCCGCAAGAACATCTACTTCTGCCCCAGCTGCAACCAGTACCTGCCTTCTACCGAGTTTGCTCTGTCCTCCAACTCCCGGACTGTCGGCAAGTGCCACAAATGTACGAAGATCGACAACGATGCTAGAACCAGGCAGGACTACAGCACGTACACTTACATGCTCAAGATGCTGCGACGATCCGAGGAGAGACACGGGGATGGATCCAGGATTGCATTCCTCCTACAG GAACAGGATCTGCGGTACCTGGTTAAGAAGATCTGGAGCCGCCAGAGCATTCTGAGTGCGTGGGAGGACATCTTTGACCTGGTTCTGTCTCGCTGGGACAAGCACCAGGAGTGGTCTCCCTGGAACTGTATCCTGCTGACCAAGGACGAGGCCGCCGCCCATGACAGACTTGTCGACCTGGAGGAG gGTTATGGCCAAGTCTTCATCCAGAAGGTTCAACAGAAACACGTGCTAGCTAGGAACTATTTCTCTCGACTGCCAGGAATGTCCGAACATTTGCGAGTCATGGCTAACGATCGTTACACACAACCCAATGGGCCAGCCATTAACGGTCAACAGGTTCCTGTCCAGTCAAAAGCTTAA
- the LOC117682035 gene encoding RIB43A-like with coiled-coils protein 2, whose translation MYKLDLPVDYKEAAAIERRRRMEEERKSRIFNAKCRTIGVDMQAIGQQVTDKKQQEDYERKRELAFANDAVRNDKISQLIEKRQEADMRELNRAMNEFRMMHQQPDSRREFDLYDPDYLKKDKPARVSDDDPRCGVSSLQKFEGEDLNSKARRKYQQEQLREWSTEQKEERDQAERNQKTADRLYELKMKELDQRAMELANAEEDCRRAINMATKDYNNALARERDERERLKKQQELDDNMTEIANHVFGDVLTENPAVAQSAFGPHRVIPDRWKGMTPAQIEDVRRQQELQRQEKERADQEEKLRQAEWERQQNANARAGLLLEREMERKRRELERQQAEENRRLAKEQKGHLEFLDKEVYTNPPTASYFMQFNTSTR comes from the exons ATGTACAAATTAGATTTACCTGTAGATTATAAAGAAGCCGCGGCTATTGAGCGCCGCCGGCGGATGGAGGAGGAGAGAAAATCGAGAATTTTCAATGCAAAATGTAGAACAATCGGG GTTGACATGCAAGCTATAGGACAGCAGGTCACAGACAAGAAGCAGCAAGAAGATTATGAAAGGAAAAGGGAATTAGCATTTG cAAATGATGCTGtcagaaatgataaaatatcacaGCTGATAGAAAAACGTCAAGAAGCAGATATGAGAGAATTAAACAGAGCAATGAATGAATTCCGTATGATGCACCAACAGCCAGATAGTCGAAGGGAATTTGATTTGTACGACCCTGATTACCTCAAAAAAGACAAACCAGCCAGGGTCAGTGATGACGATCCAAGATGTGGAGTGTCAAGTTTACAGAAATTTGAAG GTGAAGACCTCAACAGCAAGGCCAGAAGGAAGTACCAACAGGAACAGCTGAGAGAGTGGTCCACGGAGCAGAAGGAGGAGAGAGACCAGGCCGAGAGGAACCAGAAAACGGCCGACCGGCTGTACGAGCTAAAGATGAAGGAACTAGATCAAAGGGCCATGGAACTAGCCAATGCTGAGGAGGACTGCAGGAGGGCAATCAACATGGCCACAAAAGATTACAACAATGCCCTG GCtagagagagagatgagagGGAGCGATTAAAGAAACAACAGGAGCTGGATGATAACATGACAGAGATTGCCAATCACGTGTTTGGAGATGTCCTGACAGAGAACCCCGCCGTGGCTCAGAGTGCTTTTGGACCTCACAGGGTCATTCCAGACCGCTGGAAGGGCATGACCCCTGCCCAGATCGAAGATGTCAGACGGCAGCAGGAACTTCAGAGACAAGAAAAAGAG AGGGCAGACCAGGAGGAGAAACTAAGGCAAGCAGAATGGGAACGTCAGCAGAACGCGAACGCCAGGGCCGGGCTGCTTCTGGAGCGTGAGATGGAGCGTAAACGTCGTGAGCTGGAGAGACAACAAGCCGAAGAAAACCGTCGCCTGGCCAAGGAACAGAAAGGACACTTAGAATTCCTGGACAAAGAAGTCTATACAAATCCCCCCACTGCATCTTACTTTATGCAATTCAACACCAGCACTCGATAA
- the LOC105340288 gene encoding structural maintenance of chromosomes protein 1A — MPGYLRYIEVDNFKSYVGQQRIGPFDRFTAIIGPNGSGKSNLMDAISFVLGEKTSNLRVKRMSDLIHGAPVGKPAANKASVNAVYVNSVNGEETHFTRVIHGSSSDHKVNGKIVSAQDYANELEKIGVLVKSKNFLVFQGTVESIAMKNAKERMVMFEEISRSGELKEEYDKAKAEMNKAEEDTQFNYHKKKGIAAERKEAKMEKDEAERYQKLKEQIAEKQLELQLFKLYHNEAEIDELADELQKKTNMLEKENRRRERIEEEIKEKKKEQGKVARELTKVEQSIKESEVELNKKRPLYIKAKEKTSHMIKKLDAAKKSLKQAKKSHENHETEIQEMEKELEEVEKKQQEFENQIEEESQSQGRDLDLEENQLQEYHRLKEEAGKNAARYMQEMDSITREQKSDQDRFDNENRKKNELIAKIKQKENEMEENRKRVEKLDDYVRTSETAVADLKRSEMELSEQVETANVRVNEINDELASIMEQLGEAKVDKHESSRAIKKKELLENLRRLFPGVHGRLIDLCEPSHKKYQIAITKVLGKYMDAIVCDTEKAAKDCIQYMKDQRIEPETFLPLDYLDVKPVNEKLREIREPKNVKLVVDVIRYDPPSIKKALLFACGNALVCDTVEDARHVAFGTHDRHKSVALDGTLFQKSGVISGGASDLRAKARRWDEKQLGQLKNKKEKLSEELKESVKQRRKESELSTMRSQIKGYETRLKYSITDRDNLLNKQLTQNEKDLSMYNQMLEQYDPRMQEIEKRMMERGQQMKILKEKMNRVEDEVFRDFCLMLGVSNIRQFEERELRSQQERAKKRLEFENQKFRLQNQIEFERSRDTIANVRKWEAAFKNDEKELEKVKNDEARHMKIIEEAMDQQEKAKRQRITLKSQVDDFETEISEIKKRLNNQQKEMANAQKQITMVETKLEQKRADRHSLLKACKMDDIRLPMRMGTMDDISREDEPSSQPDSQSTADTPLDSMSSQGQKAIYAKEAQIQIDYSSLDEDVKELDTPEDVKKQTEIMTKALSDMNSNLNRINAPNMKAMEKLDGVRERFQETSEEFENARKRAKRAKQVYEKVRKERYDRFMHCFEHVSTRIDEIYKALARNQSAQAFLGPENPEEPYLDGVNYNCVAPGKRFRPMDNLSGGEKTVAALALLFAIHSYQPAPFFVLDEIDAALDNTNIGKVASYICEQSRASFQCIVISLKEEFYNKSDALLGIYPEQGDCVISNVLTLDLKQYPDSHQEDDGFQGIPR, encoded by the exons ATGCCTGGATATCTAAGGTATATCGAAGTGGACAACTTTAAGTCCTATGTTGGGCAACAAAGAATCGGACCCTTTGATCGCTTCACTGCCATCATCGGGCCAAATGGATCTG GAAAATCTAACTTGATGGATGCCATCAGTTTTGTCCTGGGCGAAAAAACATCCAACTTGAGAGTCAAAAGAATGAGT GATTTGATTCATGGGGCTCCTGTTGGGAAACCTGCTGCCAACAAAGCTTCTGTGAATGCTGTGTATGTAAACTCTGTGAATGGTGAGGAGACACACTTCACACGAGTCATCCATGGTTCCTCTTCTGACCATAAAGTTAATGGAAAG ATTGTGTCTGCTCAAGACTACGCCAATGAACTGGAGAAGATTGGGGTCCTTGTCAAGTCTAAGAACTTCCTGGTATTTCAAGGCACAGTTGAAAGCATAGCCATGAAGAATGCCAAGGAAAGAATGGTTATGTTTGAAGAAATTAGCAG GTCTGGAGAACTGAAAGAAGAGTATGACAAAGCAAAAGCAGAGATGAACAAGGCAGAGGAGGACACTCAGTTTAACTACCACAAAAAGAAAGGCATCGCCGCGGAGAGGAAAGAAGCCAAGATGGAGAAGGACGAGGCTGAACGATATCAGAAGCTGAAGGAACAGATC GCAGAGAAGCAGCTGGAGTTACAGTTGTTTAAGCTGTACCATAATGAAGCAGAGATTGACGAGCTGGCTGACGAACTGCAGAAGAAGACCAATATGTTGGAGAAGGAGAACAGAAGGCGAGAGAGAATCGAGGAGGAAATCAAAGAGAAGAAGAAGGAACAAGGGAAAGTGGCCCGGGAACTGACCAAAGTGGAGCAGTCCATCAAAGAGTCG GAAGTGGAACTGAATAAGAAGAGACCTTTATACATCAAGGCCAAAGAAAAGACTTCCCACATGATTAAGAAATTGGATGCAGCTAA GAAATCTCTAAAGCAAGCCAAGAAGAGCCATGAAAATCATGAGACAGAG ATCCAGGAAATGGAGAAGGAACTGGAGGAGGTAGAGAAGAAACAGCAGGAGTTTGAGAACCAGATAGAGGAGGAGTCTCAGTCCCAGGGGCGGGACTTGGACCTAGAGGAGAACCAG CTTCAAGAATATCATCGCTTGAAAGAGGAGGCAGGTAAGAATGCCGCCCGCTACATGCAGGAAATGGACTCCATCACTAGAGAGCAGAAGTCAGACCAGGACCGCTTTGACAATGAGAACCGAAAAAAGAATGAGCTGATCgctaaaatcaaacaaaaggaGAACGAGATGGAGGAGAACAGGAAGAGAGTGGAGAAGCTGGATGATTATGTCAG GACCAGTGAGACAGCAGTGGCAGACCTGAAGAGGTCTGAGATGGAGTTGTCTGAGCAGGTTGAGACGGCTAACGTCAGGGTCAACGAGATCAATGATGAGCTGGCCTCCATCATGGAACAGCTTGGGGAAGCCAAGGTGGACAAGCACGAGTCGTCAAGGGCCATCAAAAAGAAGGAGTTACTGGAGAACCTCAGGCGCCTCTTCCCAGGAGTG CATGGACGACTGATTGACCTTTGTGAACCAAGCCACAAGAAATACCAGATAGCCATCACAAAAGTGCTGGGAAAATACATGGACGCCATTGTGTGTGATACAGAAAAGGCAGCCAAAGACTGCATTCAGTACATGAAGGATCAGAGAATTGAACCGGAGACCTTTTTACCACTGGACTATCTGGATGTAAAACCtgttaatgaaaaattaag AGAGATTCGGGAGCCCAAGAACGTGAAGTTGGTGGTGGACGTTATCCGATACGACCCGCCCTCCATTAAGAAGGCCCTGCTGTTTGCCTGTGGGAATGCCTTGGTGTGTGACACAGTGGAGGATGCCAGGCATGTGGCCTTTGGAACACATGACAGACACAAG TCTGTGGCTCTGGATGGAACTCTCTTCCAGAAGTCGGGAGTCATTTCTGGTGGTGCAAG TGATTTGAGGGCCAAGGCCAGGCGTTGGGATGAGAAGCAGTTAGGACAGTTGAAGAACAAGAAGGAGAAATTGTCTGAAGAGCTGAAGGAGTCGGTGAAGCAGAGGAGGAAGGAGTCAGAACTCAGCACCATGAGGTCCCAGATCAAGGGCTACGAGACTCGACTCAAGTACTCCATCACTGACCGTGACAATCTG TTGAACAAGCAGCTGACACAGAATGAAAAGGATCTGAGTATGTACAACCAGATGTTGGAGCAATATGAT CCCAGAATGCAGGAGATTGAGAAGAGGATGATGGAGCGAGGGCAGCAGATGAAGATCCTGAAGGAGAAGATGAACAGGGTGGAAGATGAGGTCTTCCGTGACTTCTGTCTGATGCTCGGGGTCAGCAACATCAG GCAATTTGAGGAGAGAGAGCTGCGGTCACAGCAGGAAAGGGCCAAGAAAAGACTGGAGTTTGAGAACCAGAAGTTCAGGTTACAGAACCAGATCGAGTTCGAGAGATCTCGAGATACAATTG CCAATGTAAGGAAATGGGAAGCTGCAttcaaaaatgatgaaaaagaaTTGGAGAAAGTGAAGAATGATGAAGCCAGGCACATGAAG ATCATTGAGGAAGCCATGGACCAACAGGAGAAAGCCAAGCGGCAGAGGATAACCCTGAAGTCACAGGTGGACGACTTTGAGACCGAGATCAGCGAGATCAAGAAGAGGCTGAACAACCAGCAGAAGGAGATGGCTAACGCCCAGAAACAGATCACCATGGTGGAGACCAAGCTGGAGCAGAAGCGAGCCGACCGACACAGTCTGCTCAAAGCATGCAAG ATGGATGACATCCGGCTGCCGATGAGGATGGGTACAATGGATGACATTAGTCGGGAGGATGAGCCATCCAGTCAGCCTGACAGTCAGTCTACCGCCGACACGCCCCTCGACAGCATGAGCTCCCAGGGACAGAAGGCCATCTACGCCAAGGAGGCTCAGATACAGATCGACTACAGCTCCCTGGACGAGGACGTCAAAGAG CTGGATACTCCAGAAGATGTCAAAAAACAGACAGAGATCATGACAAAAGCACTCAGCGACATGAATTCCAATCTTAATCGAATTAATGCACCCAACATGAAGGCAATGGAAAA GTTGGATGGTGTCAGAGAGAGGTTCCAGGAAACATCAGAAGAATTTGAGAATGCCAGAAAAAGGGCCAAGAGAGCCAAACAAGTGTATGAAAAAGTCCGCAAAGAGAGATACGACAGATTCATGCATTGCTTTGAACATGTTTCGACACGGATTGATGAAATTTACAAg GCACTTGCTAGAAATCAGAGTGCCCAGGCATTTTTAGGACCAGAAAACCCTGAGGAACCCTATTTAGATGGCGTCAACTATAACTGTGTGGCACCTGGTAAGCGGTTCCGACCTATGGACAACTTGTCAGGTGGAGAGAAGACAGTGGCTGCCCTAGCTCTATTGTTTGCCATTCACAG ttaCCAGCCAGCACCATTCTTTGTGCTAGATGAGATCGATGCTGCCCTTGATAACACAAATATTGGCAAg GTGGCTTCATACATCTGTGAGCAGTCCAGGGCCTCATTTCAATGCATTGTTATCTCTCTGAAGGAAGAGTTCTACAACAAATCAGATGCTCTTCTTGGAATTTATCCTGAG CAAGGGGACTGTGTCATCAGTAATGTGCTGACCCTTGACCTCAAACAGTACCCAGACTCCCATCAGGAGGATGATGGCTTCCAGGGAATCCCTCGGTGA
- the LOC117682731 gene encoding IQ motif and ubiquitin-like domain-containing protein isoform X1: protein MADQEQKTETVEEKPVEEQTPAPTTESSEETKAAAPETQPPAEIAAPPAAVPEASEKVEPVSVTGQETIAAPPADEAKESTENKEESKEEAKEEVKEETKEEVKEETKEEVKEETKEEVKEETKEEVPQEKPEETAETKKEPKDAAPEEAKPEEAKPEEKPAEETPAKEPEETEEKEQAREDTIQPAPAPTPQPTQTTGMGTVETGEIHETDPHATTPRTTANLEATATVKIVLMPSGQVVTLACTLGQTLQQLKDHFSQELKMPGNLILMMFDGKSVDENTTLADLGVGPNGTIQLEMQSADPVNTPIKTYRPRQEYHMPDVITVRVQTDENQSKDVVVEIERATRKKPYLGGYRHKKTGVLYHHATAQTVKKQPPPSQIPKNCRDTQTVQQKHRVQQTTNDTSTQMTGINVFVSNMEDKLIVPGKYTTADEHHSMILRKVIIIQKYHRRWLAKRYVEKLKEDKIQRLEWERQEELKKKKEKEERIKKEFERRMNPKTKEDFDLLYHALEKWRQEELERINGTSDGAERKAALCMLLDQETQLISAIGRHKLEADTENKDKRIQAFLNKAAAPKKWKGHDGKTTEMDTPYTIRAKELRDIYNSINMKYLTQDERLDVLLTLKHTVKEHDCKLTQEIIELIDREADLLMRGVREGNLDGLRKRISTLFLQYIKTPTFNPEAAKLLKVPQDPSALRKNIYFCPSCNQYLPSTEFALSSNSRTVGKCHKCTKIDNDARTRQDYSTYTYMLKMLRRSEERHGDGSRIAFLLQEQDLRYLVKKIWSRQSILSAWEDIFDLVLSRWDKHQEWSPWNCILLTKDEAAAHDRLVDLEEGYGQVFIQKVQQKHVLARNYFSRLPGMSEHLRVMANDRYTQPNGPAINGQQVPVQSKA from the exons ATGGCAGATCAAGAACAGAAAACAGAGACAGTTGAGGAGAAACCCGTGGAGGAACAAACTCCCGCCCCCACCACTGAGAGCTCAGAGGAAACTAAGGCGGCAGCACCAGAAACTCAGCCACCAGCAGAAATTGCTGCCCCACCCGCTGCTGTGCCAGAGGCCTCGGAGAAAGTGGAACCAGTGTCTGTAACTGGTCAGGAAACAATAGCTGCACCTCCTGCAG ATGAAGCGAAAGAGTCAACAGAAAACAAGGAAGAATCCAAAGAGGAAGCAAAAGAGGAAGTAAAAGAGGAGACAAAAGAGGAAGTAAAAGAGGAGACAAAAGAGGAAGTAAAAGAGGAGACAAAAGAAGAAGTAAAAGAGGAGACCAAAGAGGAAGTTCCTCAAGAGAAACCAGAAGAGACAGCAG AAACTAAAAAGGAGCCCAAAGATGCTGCGCCTGAGGAAGCTAAGCCTGAAGAAGCTAAACCTGAGGAGAAGCCTGCAGAGGAAACCCCTGCAAAGGAGCCCGAGGAAACAGAAGAAAAGGAGCAGGCCAGGGAAGATACCATACAG CCTGCTCCTGCCCCCACCCCCCAACCCACACAGACCACAGGGATGGGCACCGTGGAGACCGGGGAAATACACGAGACTGACCCTCATGCTACCACTCCCAGGACAACAGCCAATCTTGAGGCTACTGCCACAG TGAAGATTGTGTTGATGCCCAGTGGTCAAGTCGTGACCTTGGCATGTACCCTGGGTCAGACTCTACAACAGCTCAAGGACCACTTCTCACAGGAACTCAAGATGCCTGGCAACCTCATCCTCATGATGTTTGATG GTAAATCAGTGGATGAAAACACAACCCTGGCAGATTTAGGGGTAGGGCCGAATGGAACCATCCAGTTAGAGATGCAGTCAGCTGATCCAGTGAACACCCCCATCAAGACGTACCGGCCGCGACAGGAGTACCACATGCCTGACGTCATCACAGTCCGCGTACAGACAG ATGAAAACCAGTCTAAAGATGTGGTAGTGGAAATTGAGAGAGCCACCAGAAAGAAACCATATTTAGGTGGTTACCGCCACAAGAAGACTGGGGTCCTGTATCACCATGCTACAGCCCAGACTGTCAAAAAACAGCCCCCACCCTCCCAAATCCCTAAGAACTGTCGAGACACACAGACCGTTCAACAGAAGCACCGCGTTCAACAGACCACAAATGACACTTCCACTCAGATGACAGGGATAAATGTATTCGTGTCCAACATGGAGGACAAACTCATTGTGCCTGGAAAATACACTACTGCAGATGAGCATCATTCAATGATTCTTAGAAAG GTCatcataattcaaaaatatcatCGGAGGTGGTTAGCAAAACGATATGTGGAGAAATTAAAAGAAGACAAAATTCAACGCCTTGAATGGGAAAGACAGGAGGAACTCAAGAAGAAGAAAGAGAAGGAGGAGAGGATCAAGAAAGAGTTTGAGAGAAGGATGAACCCCAAAACAAAGGAGGACTTCGATTTGTTATATCATGCACTAGAAA AATGGAGACAGGAAGAGTTGGAGAGGATAAATGGAACCTCCGATGGAGCAGAGCGTAAGGCCGCTCTGTGCATGTTGTTGGATCAGGAGACCCAGCTCATCTCTGCTATTGGTCGACACAAACTGGAGGCTGATACCGAGAACAAAGATAAACGCATTCAGGCCTTCCTTAACAAG GCTGCTGCCCCAAAGAAGTGGAAGGGGCATGATGGGAAGACGACCGAGATGGACACCCCGTACACGATCCGAGCCAAGGAGTTGCGGGACATCTACAACAGTATCAACATGAAGTACCTGACTCAGGATGAGAGGCTCGATGTCCTGTTGACACTCAAACACACAGTGAAG GAACATGACTGTAAACTCACTCAGGAAATCATTGAGCTGATTGACAGAGAGGCGGACCTTTTGATGAGGGGTGTCAGAGAGGGAAATCTAGACGGCCTTAGGAAAAGAATATCCACCCTGTTCTTGCAGTACATCAAGACACCTACATTCAACCCAGAAGCTGCCAAACTGCTCAAG GTGCCTCAAGATCCCTCAGCCCTCCGCAAGAACATCTACTTCTGCCCCAGCTGCAACCAGTACCTGCCTTCTACCGAGTTTGCTCTGTCCTCCAACTCCCGGACTGTCGGCAAGTGCCACAAATGTACGAAGATCGACAACGATGCTAGAACCAGGCAGGACTACAGCACGTACACTTACATGCTCAAGATGCTGCGACGATCCGAGGAGAGACACGGGGATGGATCCAGGATTGCATTCCTCCTACAG GAACAGGATCTGCGGTACCTGGTTAAGAAGATCTGGAGCCGCCAGAGCATTCTGAGTGCGTGGGAGGACATCTTTGACCTGGTTCTGTCTCGCTGGGACAAGCACCAGGAGTGGTCTCCCTGGAACTGTATCCTGCTGACCAAGGACGAGGCCGCCGCCCATGACAGACTTGTCGACCTGGAGGAG gGTTATGGCCAAGTCTTCATCCAGAAGGTTCAACAGAAACACGTGCTAGCTAGGAACTATTTCTCTCGACTGCCAGGAATGTCCGAACATTTGCGAGTCATGGCTAACGATCGTTACACACAACCCAATGGGCCAGCCATTAACGGTCAACAGGTTCCTGTCCAGTCAAAAGCTTAA